The Sphingobium sp. JS3065 genome includes a region encoding these proteins:
- the eda gene encoding bifunctional 4-hydroxy-2-oxoglutarate aldolase/2-dehydro-3-deoxy-phosphogluconate aldolase: MGLSVERVMELAPVIPVLVVDRVEDALPIARALVKGGLPALEVTLRTPAALDVIREMAQVEGAVVGAGTVLNPAQLDAAMEAGARFIVSPGLTEPLGRAAIAAGIPFLPGTATAGDIMRGLDMGLSHFKFFPAETSGGLPALKALAAPLHMARFCPTGGITAESAPKWLAEPFIKCVGGSWVVPKGPVDPARIEALAREAAALPR; encoded by the coding sequence ATGGGTTTGAGCGTTGAACGGGTGATGGAACTGGCCCCGGTGATCCCGGTGCTGGTGGTGGACCGGGTCGAGGACGCGCTGCCCATAGCGCGGGCGCTGGTGAAGGGCGGGCTGCCCGCGCTGGAAGTGACGTTGCGGACGCCCGCCGCTCTGGATGTGATCCGGGAGATGGCGCAGGTAGAGGGCGCGGTGGTCGGCGCGGGGACCGTGCTGAATCCCGCGCAACTGGATGCCGCGATGGAGGCGGGCGCGCGCTTCATCGTCAGCCCCGGCCTCACCGAGCCGTTGGGCCGGGCGGCGATTGCGGCGGGGATTCCCTTCCTGCCCGGCACCGCGACGGCGGGCGACATCATGCGCGGGCTGGACATGGGCCTGTCGCATTTCAAATTCTTTCCGGCGGAGACTTCGGGCGGCCTGCCTGCGCTGAAGGCTCTGGCGGCGCCGCTGCACATGGCGCGTTTCTGCCCGACCGGCGGGATCACGGCGGAAAGCGCGCCAAAATGGCTGGCCGAACCCTTCATCAAATGCGTCGGCGGCAGTTGGGTCGTGCCCAAGGGGCCGGTCGATCCGGCGAGGATCGAGGCTTTGGCGCGGGAAGCGGCGGCGTTGCCGCGCTGA